The genomic region GAGGCGACCGAGCTCGCGCAGGCGGCCGCCCTCGAGGAGGAGCCTGCAGAAGCCCCGGACGAAGAGCAGGTCGACTCGCCAGAGGAGAGCGCCGCCGCGTCTGCCGGATCCGAAGGCCGGCGCGCCGCGAGGAGGGGGCGCGGGCGAGCGGCGCGCGGGACCGCGGCCCAGCGCACCGCGCCGCGGCCCGACTCCACCGAGACCGCGCCGCGACGTGAGACGCGCGAAGAGCCGCCCCCCACCCAGCGTGGCGGGCGCGGACGCGGCTTCCTGCGCGATCTGGACTACTGACGGAACGCGAAGAGGCAGGAGCGCGCGCCGTCCGTCGAATCGGAGCGGCCCGCGACGCCCGCCTCTCTCGTGTCAGGTCGCGAGGCTCAGTCGCCAGGACCCGCGGGCATCGGCCCCGGCGTCCCGCCCTCGCGCGGCGCGGGGGTCGGAGGCATGCCGTCGCGGCCGTCGTCGCTCGGCGGGCGCGGGCCGGCGAGCGGCGGCACGGGCACCTCGGTCACGTCCATGCGGTCCATCCGCGGGCTGCGGTGGTAGTCCTCCGCGGTGCAACAGTCGGGGCAGCTCTCGGGCACGCACTCCATCGTGTTGTGGCAACACACGTAGCCGTCCGCGCAGACGTCGTCGCTCTCGTTCTGGCAGCGCATGGGCAAGCGCTCGTTGAACGATCCGTAGGGCACGTCACCGACCTCGGTCCGGTCGTCGTCGCGACCGGGGATGTCGTTGCGCGCGCCGGCGTCGACGCCCGCGTCATAGATGAAGATGGGCGGCACCTCGCCGAAGGGGTCGAGCCCGTCGGCGAGCCTGTCGTCGAGCGGCGCGGCGCTCGCGCCCGTCTCCGCGGCGCATCCGGCGAGCGCGACGCACGCAAACAAACTTACAATCACTCGGCTCATGGGGTGTGGGATGGTCATCTCCTCTCCTTCGAGCCGGGAGGCTGCATGGAGCGATCCAGACTCCGTCTCGGGGGCGTGCCGATGGAGACGTGGCGAGACGGGACACCGGCGTGGCGACGGGTCACGTCACACCTCGGGGCGGCGCACCCACGGAGCGGACGGCGCGCGGCCGCTCCATACGGGACCGCGAGAATGACCGTGTCAGATCCCCTCGCCCGAGGCGGAGGCGCACGGGGTGTGCATGCGACGCGTACGGCCACAGTCCTTGGCACGCACCTTCCAGACAGGTCGCTTCGATGAATGAAGCAATCGCGCAAGTGACGGACAAGCTGTCCGGGTGGTGGACCGGGTTCCTCGAGATGCTGCCCAACCTCGGCGTCGCCCTGCTCGTGATCGGGCTCTTCTGGGGCCTGTCTCGGCTGGTGAAGAACCTGATGGACAAGGTGCTGCACCGCTCCCCGGTGCACGACACCGCGGTGCCGATCGTCAGCCGCACGCTCTCGTTCATCGTGCTCGCGGTCGGCTTGGTGATCGCGCTCGGCATCCTGCAGCTCCAGGAGGCGGCGACCTCGCTGCTCGCCGGCGCCGGCATCATCGGTCTCGCCCTCGGTCTGGCGTTCCAGGACATCGCGGCGAACTACTTCGCCGGCTTCATGCTCTCGTTCCGACGCCCGATCGTCGTGGGCGACCTCGTCGAGACCAACGGCGTCTTCGGCACCGTCTCCGAGATCGAGCTGCGCTCGACCTACATCCTCACCCCGCAGGGGCAGCGCGTGATGATCCCGAACCGGAAGATCTTCAACGAGGTGCTGACCAACTTCAGCACGAACGGCGAGCGCCGCGTCGACGTCGCGGTCGGCGTCTCCTACGGCGACGACCTCGAGAAGGCCGAGAAGGTGGCCATCGCGGCCGTCGAGGGCCTCGACGGCCGCATGCAGGACAAGCCCGTGCAGCTCTTCTACGAGGGCTTCGGCGGCAGCTCCATCGACTTCCAGCTGCGCTTCTGGGTGAAGTTCCACAAGAACACGGACTTCCTCGCCGCGCGCTCCCACGCCATCAAGGCGATCAAGCGAGCCTTCGACGAGAACGAGATCACCATCCCGTTCCCCATCCGCACGCTGGACTTCGGCATCGAGGGTGGCGCGACGCTGGCCGAGATGCTCCCCCGCTCGAGCGAGAGCCGCGAGGCCAGCGGGAACGGCGCGCGCCATCACTGAGCGCGGCGTCCCGCGTCAAATTCACTCACCCGTGGCCATGCGCCACACCGACACGCTCCCTGGGCACCGCCCTGGGAGCGTGGCACGTCGCGTGCTGCCCCAGGTGGGCGCATCGCCGACATCACCTCACGGGAGACACACTTCGAAATGACCGACGGCCCCAACACCTTGACCGAAGCCCTGCAGAGCCGCGAAGCGCTCTTGCAGGAGTGGCTCGACGCGCTCTCCGCGACCGCGATGCGCAGCCAGGTCTCCGACGCCGAGCTGCGCGAGGAGGCGGAGACGCTGCTGGACCAGATGGCCGCCGTCTCTCGGGGGGGCGAGGAGGAGTGGGAGGATCTCCTCGAGGCCATGGACGGGCTGGCGCGCGCCCGGGTCGAGCAGGGCTTCGACTCGACGGACACCACGACCTTCGTCCAGACGCTCCGCGCCCCGCTGCTGAGGCGGATCCACGCCGCGGCGGGCGGCGACGACGCGCTCGAAGAGGTGCTCAAGGCGTCGCGCCTGCTCG from Sandaracinaceae bacterium harbors:
- a CDS encoding mechanosensitive ion channel family protein — its product is MNEAIAQVTDKLSGWWTGFLEMLPNLGVALLVIGLFWGLSRLVKNLMDKVLHRSPVHDTAVPIVSRTLSFIVLAVGLVIALGILQLQEAATSLLAGAGIIGLALGLAFQDIAANYFAGFMLSFRRPIVVGDLVETNGVFGTVSEIELRSTYILTPQGQRVMIPNRKIFNEVLTNFSTNGERRVDVAVGVSYGDDLEKAEKVAIAAVEGLDGRMQDKPVQLFYEGFGGSSIDFQLRFWVKFHKNTDFLAARSHAIKAIKRAFDENEITIPFPIRTLDFGIEGGATLAEMLPRSSESREASGNGARHH